One genomic window of Panicum hallii strain FIL2 chromosome 6, PHallii_v3.1, whole genome shotgun sequence includes the following:
- the LOC112896324 gene encoding ACT domain-containing protein ACR4-like, protein MMACGSRSRSNEMVDEFEKLVIRMNPPRVTVDNDSDMTATLVKVDSANKYGTLLEVVQVLTDLKLTIKRGYISSDGEWFMDVFHVVDQDGNKLYDGQVIDRIEQSLGAGSLSFRAAPERSVGVEAEAEEEQTTIELIGRDRPGLLSEVFAVLTDLKCNIVASEVWTHDARVAALVRVTDADAGGAVADPDRLDTVKRLLRHVLRGSSRDKKAARAAISARAAHAQRRLHQMMHADRRRGGGEDGGFDGAGDGGSDDDGDCGAASRGGSGRPVVEVEDCAERGYTLVNVRCRDRPKLLFDTVCTLTDMQYVVFHGTVIAEGSEAYQEYYIRHLGDSAGSSGEDRDRLRRALEAAIERRYTEGLRLELCCEDRVGLLSDVTRIFREHGLSVTHAEVETRGARAANVFYVVDASGQPVQGQAVEAVRAEIGEQVLSVREPADGGGPRSPVGASGGRRSLGNMIRSRSEKFLYNLGLIRSCS, encoded by the exons ATGATGGCCTGCGGGTCTCGAAGTCGGAGCAACGAGATGGTCGACGAGTTCGAGAAGCTGGTCATCCGAATGAACCCTCCGAG GGTCACCGTGGACAACGACTCCGACATGACTGCCACCTTGGTGAAG GTGGACAGCGCGAACAAGTATGGGACCTTGCTGGAGGTGGTTCAGGTGCTGACCGATCTGAAGCTGACCATCAAGCGGGGCTACATTTCCTCCGACGGCGAGTGGTTCATGGATG TGTTCCATGTCGTGGATCAGGATGGGAATAAACTTTATGATGGCCAAGTCATCGACAGAATTGAACAG TCCCTGGGAGCGGGGTCCCTGAGCTTCCGGGCGGCGCCGGAGCGGTCCGTCGGcgtggaggcggaggcggaggaggagcagaCCACCATCGAGCTGATCGGGCGCGACCGGCCGGGCCTGCTGTCGGAGGTGTTCGCGGTGCTCACGGACCTCAAGTGCAACATCGTGGCGTCGGAGGTGTGGACCCACGACGCCCGCGTGGCGGCGCTGGTGCGCGTGACGGacgccgacgccggcggcgccgtcgcGGACCCGGACCGCCTGGACACCGTGaagcgcctcctccgccacgtCCTCCGCGGCAGCAGCCGCGACAAGaaggccgcccgcgccgccatcTCGGCgcgcgccgcgcacgcgcagcgccgGCTCCACCAGATGATGCACGCGGACAggcgccgtggcggcggcgaggacggcggcttcgacggcgccggcgacggtggctccgacgacgacggcgactgCGGCGCCGCGTCGCGCGGCGGCTCCGGCCGGCCGGTGGTCGAGGTGGAGGACTGCGCCGAGCGCGGGTACACGCTCGTCAACGTGCGGTGCCGCGACCGCCCCAAGCTGCTGTTCGACACGGTGTGCACCCTCACCGACATGCAGTACGTGGTCTTCCACGGCACCGTCATCGCCGAGGGCTCCGAGGCCTACCAG GAGTACTACATCCGGCACCTCGGCGACAGCGCCGGCAGCTCCGGCGAGGACCgcgaccgcctccgccgcgccctcgAGGCCGCGATCGAGCGGCGGTACACCGAG GGCTTGAGGCTGGAGCTTTGCTGCGAGGACCGCGTCGGGCTGCTGTCCGACGTGACGCGCATCTTCCGGGAGCACGGGCTGTCGGTGACGCACGCCGAGGTGGAGACccgcggggcgcgggcggccaACGTGTTCTACGTGGTGGACGCGTCGGGGCAGCCCGTGCAGGGGCAGGCCGTGGAGGCCGTGCGCGCGGAGATCGGCGAGCAGGTCCTGTCCGTCAGGGagccggcggacggcggcgggccCAGGTCGCCCgtgggcgccagcggcgggcgcCGCTCGCTCGGGAACATGATCCGCTCCCGCTCCGAGAAGTTCCTCTACAACCTCGGGCTCATCCGGTCCTGCTCgtag